In Oceanidesulfovibrio indonesiensis, a single window of DNA contains:
- a CDS encoding TOBE domain-containing protein has translation MERLQKLSRQELLNLRARVADALAAHGEFDEEMHDRERHACRLFTVAEGVPWLDRNRLDRLTRSFEAWAEAARNSRARRSRERVVIIYLLLRYTGARPGEILALDESKHFDFQRNTVTIRDEDKSREVPLPVEVMGRIQEHCAKYGLEDVREDGKRERLFDLDQGFLRRKFHEQQARSGLPKELLNPRVLRNSRAVELLQGGMPMRAVQALLGHGTTDITASYVKLAENDLRHIIRHHCDKEFGMQTSARNTFHGTVAQIVSSSILCEVTLKTESGYEVSAVVTNQSRDRLGLVEGAKATAMVKASWVILGKCDKKPSASKKNAFPGVVTGIESDGLMVEVTGALDDGTPVCALVTTESYDALDLGEGNAFMFMFKAMSVIVS, from the coding sequence ATGGAGCGTCTGCAAAAACTCTCACGTCAGGAACTATTGAATCTTCGCGCCCGGGTTGCGGACGCGCTTGCAGCCCATGGCGAGTTCGACGAAGAGATGCATGATCGAGAGCGACATGCCTGCAGGTTGTTCACCGTTGCGGAGGGTGTCCCCTGGCTCGATCGCAACCGGCTCGATCGGCTCACACGCTCCTTTGAGGCGTGGGCGGAAGCGGCCAGGAATTCACGGGCCAGGCGATCCAGAGAGCGAGTGGTCATTATTTACCTGCTGTTGCGGTACACAGGCGCCCGGCCCGGAGAAATTCTTGCCCTGGACGAAAGTAAGCATTTCGATTTCCAGCGCAATACCGTCACCATCCGGGACGAGGACAAGTCGCGGGAAGTGCCGCTGCCCGTAGAAGTCATGGGGCGCATCCAGGAGCATTGCGCCAAATATGGGCTTGAAGACGTTCGGGAAGATGGAAAGCGCGAGCGGTTGTTCGATCTCGATCAGGGATTTCTGCGGCGGAAGTTCCACGAGCAGCAAGCGAGGAGCGGGCTTCCCAAAGAACTGCTCAATCCGAGGGTGCTCCGAAACTCACGCGCCGTAGAACTTCTGCAAGGGGGGATGCCCATGCGGGCTGTCCAGGCCCTGCTGGGACACGGGACAACGGATATCACGGCATCGTATGTCAAACTGGCCGAAAACGATCTGCGGCACATCATTCGGCATCACTGCGATAAGGAATTCGGGATGCAGACCAGTGCTCGCAACACGTTCCACGGCACTGTTGCACAAATCGTATCCAGCAGCATCCTGTGCGAGGTGACGTTGAAAACTGAGTCCGGATACGAGGTCAGCGCTGTCGTCACCAATCAGAGCCGCGATCGGCTCGGTCTGGTGGAGGGAGCGAAAGCCACGGCTATGGTCAAGGCCAGCTGGGTCATCCTGGGAAAATGCGACAAAAAGCCCTCTGCCAGTAAGAAGAATGCATTCCCCGGCGTCGTTACTGGCATAGAGAGCGACGGTCTGATGGTGGAGGTGACCGGAGCGCTGGACGACGGCACGCCGGTCTGCGCGCTCGTCACTACTGAAAGCTACGACGCCTTGGACCTCGGTGAAGGGAACGCCTTCATGTTCATGTTCAAGGCAATGTCGGTAATTGTGAGTTGA
- the trpS gene encoding tryptophan--tRNA ligase, with protein MTATTRRIVSGMRPTGPLHLGHYFGVLKNWVDLTRDFECFFFVADWHAMTTEYANPQRIKGFVPELVKDWVAAGLDPERCTMFQQSKVPTHAELNLIFSMITPLGWLERCPTYKEQKQQLMEKDLNTYGFLGYPVLMAVDILLYRPGAVPVGQDQLPHLELTREIARRFNHLYATELFPEPQAKLTEQAKLPGLDGRKMSKSYGNAIYLKESMDEIRPKVMKMLTDENRKRKTDAGDPGICNLFPYHEVMTGAEDQAMIREGCTKATWGCVDCKKLLLESMEAFLGPIQARRAELDKNPDAIWAILEKGNAHALEESTRTMDEVRQLLNFD; from the coding sequence ATGACTGCTACGACCCGGCGTATAGTCTCCGGCATGCGGCCCACGGGGCCGCTCCACCTCGGCCACTACTTCGGTGTGCTCAAGAACTGGGTTGATCTCACCAGGGATTTCGAGTGCTTTTTCTTCGTCGCCGACTGGCACGCCATGACTACGGAATACGCCAATCCGCAGCGCATCAAGGGGTTTGTGCCTGAACTCGTCAAGGACTGGGTTGCGGCCGGCCTCGATCCCGAGCGTTGCACCATGTTTCAGCAGTCAAAGGTGCCAACCCATGCCGAGCTCAACCTGATTTTCTCCATGATCACCCCGCTGGGCTGGCTGGAGCGCTGCCCCACGTATAAGGAACAGAAGCAGCAGCTCATGGAGAAGGACCTGAACACCTACGGCTTTTTGGGCTACCCGGTGCTCATGGCGGTGGACATTCTGCTGTACCGGCCAGGGGCCGTGCCCGTGGGGCAGGACCAGTTGCCGCACCTGGAACTCACCCGCGAGATCGCCCGGCGCTTCAATCACCTCTACGCGACCGAGCTCTTTCCAGAGCCGCAGGCAAAGCTCACCGAGCAGGCCAAGCTCCCCGGCCTGGACGGCCGCAAAATGAGCAAGAGCTATGGCAACGCCATCTACCTCAAAGAGTCCATGGACGAGATCAGACCCAAGGTCATGAAGATGCTCACGGACGAAAACCGCAAGCGCAAGACCGACGCCGGCGATCCCGGCATCTGCAACCTGTTCCCGTACCACGAGGTCATGACCGGCGCCGAGGATCAGGCAATGATTCGCGAGGGCTGCACCAAGGCAACCTGGGGCTGCGTGGACTGCAAGAAGCTTCTGCTCGAATCCATGGAAGCCTTCCTGGGCCCCATCCAGGCTCGCCGCGCCGAGCTGGACAAGAATCCGGATGCGATCTGGGCCATTCTGGAAAAGGGGAATGCCCACGCGCTGGAAGAATCCACGCGCACTATGGACGAGGTCCGGCAGCTGCTTAATTTCGACTGA
- a CDS encoding site-2 protease family protein: MPDIASAIQAIAISFIPFFLGIICHEVAHGYVAYRLGDPTAKLAGRLTMNPVPHLDPMGTLVFIVTALVPSGFVFGWAKPVPVDPRYFKNPMKGMMLCSAAGPGTNILLAVLFAIALKLVVTFGGIADAASASASPLFQIFRAGVLINLILAFLNLMPIPPLDGSKIVMGILPRDLAIKYMSVERYGLLILMLLLFTGALGMVLWPMVTSAAQLIFMLVGL, encoded by the coding sequence ATGCCTGACATTGCATCTGCGATCCAAGCGATCGCCATCAGTTTCATCCCCTTTTTCCTGGGGATTATCTGCCACGAGGTCGCACATGGCTACGTGGCCTACCGCCTGGGCGACCCCACAGCCAAGCTGGCCGGCCGCCTGACCATGAATCCGGTGCCGCATCTGGACCCGATGGGCACGCTCGTGTTCATTGTCACAGCGCTCGTTCCCAGCGGGTTCGTGTTCGGCTGGGCCAAGCCAGTGCCAGTGGACCCTCGCTACTTCAAAAATCCAATGAAGGGCATGATGCTTTGTTCCGCTGCCGGCCCTGGAACGAACATCCTGCTCGCAGTTCTTTTCGCCATCGCACTCAAGCTGGTCGTCACGTTCGGCGGAATAGCCGACGCGGCAAGCGCTTCCGCCTCGCCGTTATTTCAGATATTCCGGGCCGGCGTGCTCATCAATCTGATTCTCGCGTTCCTGAACCTCATGCCCATTCCGCCGCTGGACGGCTCCAAGATCGTCATGGGCATCCTGCCGCGCGATCTCGCCATCAAGTATATGAGCGTAGAGCGCTACGGCCTGCTCATCCTCATGCTGCTGCTTTTCACCGGCGCGCTGGGCATGGTGCTGTGGCCGATGGTCACCAGCGCAGCGCAGCTGATCTTCATGCTCGTCGGCCTGTAA
- a CDS encoding response regulator, producing the protein MAEEKKVLVVDDEKHIRMLYREELEGEGYEIATSDGQEEILDVIAREKPQVVILDIKLGANRSGLDLLQEIRDKDPDIPVILSTAYDSFQHDLKSVSADYYVVKSVDLSELKSKVALAMAKASQK; encoded by the coding sequence ATGGCCGAGGAAAAAAAGGTACTGGTTGTCGACGATGAGAAGCATATCCGCATGCTGTATCGCGAAGAGCTCGAGGGCGAAGGATACGAGATAGCGACCTCCGACGGCCAGGAAGAAATTCTCGATGTCATTGCACGGGAGAAGCCCCAGGTCGTCATTCTCGACATCAAGCTTGGGGCCAACCGTTCCGGCCTCGATCTGCTGCAGGAAATTCGCGACAAAGATCCTGACATCCCGGTGATCCTGTCCACTGCGTACGATTCCTTCCAGCACGACCTGAAGTCCGTGTCCGCAGATTATTACGTGGTTAAATCCGTGGATCTTTCCGAGCTCAAGAGCAAAGTCGCGCTGGCCATGGCCAAAGCGTCGCAAAAATAA